The following are from one region of the Salvia hispanica cultivar TCC Black 2014 chromosome 1, UniMelb_Shisp_WGS_1.0, whole genome shotgun sequence genome:
- the LOC125192676 gene encoding CBL-interacting protein kinase 18-like — MQSSAAENLCRRFAVAELNLATVNFSEEHVIGKGGFGKVYKGFIDNDSIAVAIKRRQASRPSQGQTEFVAEIETLSKCRHRNLVSLIGYCDEDGEMILVYDYMPKGTLADYLHNQSTLSWNQLLKICIGAGRGLDYLHSGCSIIHRDVKPTNILLDENFTAKVSDFGLAKHLRHDISQSHVFTKVKGSFGYFDPSYFTTGVLTKGSDTYAFAIVLLEVLSGRRAVEEKLAEDEVCISIWAQDKIRNGKANQIVASYLKGEISEDCLMTFVGIVKRCLHVDPKKRITMTHVVAQLELALEQQERKRAATQKLKFWPFWNRVIPSGSTTNNQVEVEADKLSKAIPSTSAIKEAFPLVGSTPKDQNAVDVDKLSKAIPATANTEDVVLLILFGETKFSRPKAFYDVRSEFRGVLQTGEDATIERLHYMPKHEFRAKVSKPFSKLKHENVVELVVYNLDGHEQVMAYDFAPRGSLHNILYKQQGIGSKQYPALTWSQRIQIALGVARGLYYIHEKGMIHHNIKSKNVLLCDDGTAKIIDPFLWNSCPQSLLFDSYPPPSVSERHPKALHYCSRDNDVYNFGEVLLELLTGSKIFDNTRPAGQHHLVSWALPQLDSDKVHMIVDGRLKADDLPDAVNKMARVAQLCLKDTAYFRPYMLQVVRDLELCLCEIESEHSQIGCDEVEVDKLSKAIHSIKEDVPFILFGEIKGDSHYFSLMSNGFTGVLENGEDATIERLHYESKHEFKSVVSRRLSLLKHENVVELVVYNHLWLKLLNCAFKIQIIFVQTWVKLFKISSCAFVKPNHNTHRAEFN; from the exons ATGCAATCATCAGCAGCTGAGAATCTCTGCCGTCGATTTGCAGTCGCTGAACTGAACTTAGCCACTGTCAATTTCAGCGAGGAACATGTGATTGGAAAGGGTGGTTTTGGTAAAGTCTACAAAGGCTTCATTGATAATGACTCAATTGCCGTGGCCATAAAGCGACGGCAAGCATCACGTCCCAGCCAAGGGCAGACAGAGTTTGTTGCTGAGATTGAAACACTATCTAAGTGCCGACATCGTAATTTAGTCTCTCTTATTGGGTACTGCGATGAAGACGGAGAGATGATTCTTGTTTACGACTATATGCCTAAGGGAACGCTGGCCGATTACCTACACAATCAGTCGACACTCTCATGGAATCAACTACTTAAGATATGTATTGGTGCGGGGCGAGGTCTGGACTATCTTCACTCGGGTTGCTCCATCATACATCGTGATGTCAAGCCTACAAATATCcttttggatgaaaatttcACAGCTAAGGTTTCAGATTTTGGGTTGGCCAAACATTTAAGGCATGATATTTCACAGAGCCATGTCTTCACTAAGGTTAAGGGTTCATTTGGGTATTTTGATCCAAGTTATTTTACGACCGGTGTACTTACAAAGGGAAGCGACACTTACGCGTTTGCGATAGTATTATTGGAGGTATTGAGTGGGAGACGAGCAGTTGAGGAGAAGCTTGCAGAGGATGAGGTGTGTATCAGCATATGGGCTCAAGACAAAATTCGGAATGGAAAAGCTAACCAGATTGTAGCTTCATATTTGAAGGGTGAAATCTCGGAAGATTGCCTTATGACATTTGTTGGGATTGTTAAAAGATGTTTGCATGTTGATCCGAAGAAACGAATCACAATGACTCATGTTGTGGCGCAGCTTGAGTTAGCCCTTGAACAACAGGAGAGGAAAAGGGCAgcaacacaaaaattaaaattttggccATTTTGGAATAGAGTTATACCATCTG gatcaacaacaaataatcAAGTTGAGGTTGAAGCTGATAAGCTGTCAAAGGCTATCCCTTCCACTAGTGCCATTAAAGAAGCCTTTCCACTAGTAG GATCAACACCAAAGGATCAAAATGCGGTCGATGTTGATAAGTTGTCAAAGGCCATCCCTGCAACTGCCAATACAGAAGATGTTGTCCTTCTCATTCTTTTCGGTGAAACAAAGTTCAGTCGACCAAAGGCCTTTTATGATGTGCGTAGTGAATTCAGAGGAGTCCTACAAACTGGAGAGGATGCAACAATCGAAAGGCTACACTACATGCCTAAGCATGAATTCAGAGCAAAG GTTTCAAAGCCATTCTCTAAGCTGAAGCATGAGAACGTGGTCGAACTAGTTGTTTACAATTTGGACGGCCATGAGCAGGTCATGGCGTATGATTTTGCTCCACGAGGGTCCCTACACAACATTCTTTATAAACAACAAGGCATAGGCTCAAAGCAATATCCGGCTTTAACATGGTCCCAAAGAATCCAAATCGCTCTTGGGGTCGCAAGGGGATTATACTACATTCATGAAAAGGGAATGATCCATCATAACATCAAATCCAAAAATGTTTTACTTTGTGATGATGGAACTGCTAAGATAATTGATCCTTTTCTCTGGAATTCTTGCCCCCAGAGTCTGCTATTTGATTCTTACCCCCCACCCTCTGTGAGTGAGCGTCATCCTAAGGCATTGCATTATTGCTCTAGGGACAATGATGTTTACAACTTTGGCGAGGTTCTCCTTGAGTTGTTGACAGGCagtaaaatatttgataaCACGCGACCAGCAGGGCAGCATCACCTTGTGTCATGG GCATTACCGCAGCTCGATTCAGACAAGGTACACATGATTGTGGATGGTAGATTAAAAGCAGACGACCTTCCGGATGCAGTTAATAAG ATGGCTCGAGTTGCTCAACTGTGCCTTAAAGATACAGCTTATTTTCGTCCATACATGCTTCAAGTTGTACGAGATCTCGAGTTGTGCCTTTGCGAAATCGAATCAGAACACTCTCAga TTGGTTGTGATGAGGTTGAAGTTGATAAGCTGTCAAAGGCCATCCATTCTATCAAAGAAGATGTCCCTTTCATTCTATTTGGTGAAATAAAGGGCGATAGTCATTATTTTAGCCTCATGTCTAATGGATTCACAGGAGTCCTGGAAAATGGAGAGGATGCAACAATTGAAAGGCTCCACTACGAGTCAAAGCATGAATTCAAATCCGTG GTTTCAAGAAGATTATCTTTGCTGAAGCATGAGAACGTGGTCGAACTAGTTGTTTACAACCATCT ATGGCTCAAGTTGCTCAATTGTGCCTTCAAGATACAGATCATTTTCGTCCAAACATGGGTGAAGTTGTTCAAGATCTCGAGTTGTGCCTTTGTGAAACCAAATCACAACACTCACAGAGCTGAATTCAACTGA
- the LOC125198430 gene encoding probable serine/threonine-protein kinase PBL5 isoform X1 → MALPSMEQRQFTLAEIRSATGDFSPENLIGEGGFGEVFKAAIGDGTKLAAVKRLKRPAINERLARQGFAREIEALTQLRHRHIVSLIGYCSEQGEMILVYEYIANGTLEDHLHGKAGDRHSLTWTERLSICIGACRGLDYLHSSCPGNSIIHADVKSSNILLDENLVAKVSDFGSAKQINADVSESSSSTAEMYSRGYLDPLADATGRFTMGSDVYSFGVVMLEVVSERRADSRPQNDDLLSVWAVKKFRKGKGSELVASSLSGEISKQCRSCFLGIVERCLQREAEKRPTITEVLALLITALGLQQERPDPTRWFWQSKVSPKEVISSADLAQDNVIREDELEHLPAIPLAEFQDITGGFSSKFLIAKRSTGVSLFRGVLKTGQDAAIKRFKKKLSEQEFIAQVSKISRLQHKNVVQPLGYCVNGDQQLLAFEFAPYGSLHDIFHDKNLESSTVVPWVQRIKIAVGAAKGLEYIHENGLIHHSIKSSNILLFEDGNAKISDVSLSIPCPCKPARGHKRYPEQAPCGCCYHPPECVLTNRTQKGDVYSFGVVLLEILTGQKATQPLVQQFLAILHEATETPVQREEEIKKVVDDRLGFGRKCSASAVLMMAEVALLCLAKEADSRPDMSTVLIRLERASWETQVYVRKHEQQ, encoded by the exons ATGGCATTACCCTCGATGGAGCAGCGTCAGTTCACTCTAGCGGAGATCCGGTCCGCCACCGGAGATTTCAGCCCAGAGAATCTCATTGGAGAAGGCGGCTTCGGAGAAGTCTTCAAAGCCGCCATCGGCGACGGCACAAAGCTGGCGGCGGTGAAGCGCCTGAAGCGGCCGGCAATCAACGAAAGGTTGGCCAGGCAGGGGTTCGCGAGGGAGATCGAAGCGCTCACTCAACTCCGCCATCGTCATATTGTCTCTCTTATTGGCTACTGCAGCGAGCAGGGCGAGATGATTCTGGTTTATGAGTACATTGCCAATGGAACCCTAGAAGATCACCTTCATGGAAAGGCCGGAGACAGGCACTCGCTGACGTGGACCGAGCGCCTCAGTATCTGCATTGGAGCGTGTCGCGGTTTGGATTATCTTCACAGTTCCTGCCCCGGCAACTCAATCATACATGCTGATGTGAAGAGCTCGAACATCCTTCTCGATGAAAATTTAGTAGCTAAGGTTTCCGATTTTGGGTCGGCCAAGCAAATCAATGCGGATGTATCCGAGAGTAGCAGTAGCACGGCTGAGATGTACTCGCGCGGCTATCTTGATCCCCTTGCTGATGCCACGGGGAGATTTACTATGGGTAGTGACGTATATTCGTTTGGTGTGGTGATGTTGGAAGTAGTGAGTGAGAGAAGAGCTGATAGCCGGCCTCAGAATGACGACCTACTGTCCGTCTGGGCTGTTAAAAAATTTCGTAAGGGAAAAGGTAGTGAGCTTGTAGCTTCGTCTTTGAGTGGAGAAATCTCAAAACAATGCCGAAGTTGTTTTTTGGGGATCGTTGAAAGATGCTTGCAGAGAGAAGCAGAGAAGCGGCCGACTATTACTGAGGTTTTGGCCCTGCTTATAACAGCCCTCGGGTTACAGCAGGAGAGGCCAGACCCAACGCGTTGGTTTTGGCAATCGAAAGTATCTCCAAAGGAAGTTATATCATCCG CAGATTTAGCACAAGACAATGTGATTCGAGAAGATGAATTAGAGCACCTCCCTGCCATTCCGCTTGCTGAATTTCAGGACATAACTGGTGGTTTTAGTTCCAAGTTCTTGATTGCTAAGAGATCCACTGGAGTAAGTTTATTCCGCGGGGTCCTCAAAACCGGACAGGATGCTGCGATTAAAAGGTTCAAGAAGAAGTTGTCGGAACAAGAATTTATAGCACAG GTATCGAAAATATCTCGCCTGCAGCATAAGAACGTGGTTCAGCCCCTTGGTTACTGCGTGAATGGCGATCAGCAGCTCTTAGCTTTCGAGTTTGCTCCATACGGATCCCTACATGACATTTTTCACG ACAAAAATTTGGAGTCAAGTACAGTTGTTCCATGGGTACAAAGAATCAAGATTGCGGTTGGGGCTGCAAAAGGACTGGAGTACATTCATGAGAATGGACTAATTCATCATAGCATCAAATCTAgcaatattttactttttgaagATGGAAATGCTAAGATAAGTGATGTTAGTCTGTCAATTCCATGCCCTTGTAAGCCGGCTCGTGGTCATAAACGTTATCCTGAACAAGCTCCCTGTGGTTGTTGTTATCATCCCCCAGA ATGTGTATTGACTAATCGAACTCAAAAAGGCGATGTGTACAGCTTTGGTGTGGTTCTCCTTGAAATCTTGACAGGTCAGAAAGCCACACAGCCACTAGTACAACAGTTCCTTGCAATATTG CACGAGGCAACGGAAACACCAGTgcaaagagaagaagagataaagaagGTTGTGGATGATAGACTTGGATTTGGAAGAAAATGCTCTGCCAGTGCAGTGTTAATG ATGGCTGAAGTTGCTTTGTTGTGCCTTGCAAAGGAAGCTGATTCTCGCCCTGACATGAGCACTGTTTTAATTCGTCTCGAGAGGGCTTCATGGGAAACACAAGTTTATGTACGAAAACATGAGCAGCAGTAA
- the LOC125209029 gene encoding receptor-like protein kinase ANXUR1: MKKMKFSTSENLCRRFSLAELNLATGDFSNEYVIGKGGFGKVYKGFIDNDSIAVAIKRRLDSNSRQGQAEFAAEIETLSRFRHRNLVSLIGYCNEHGEMILVYDYMWNGTLADHLHKISSDSNGSSTLLWSERLKMCTGAGRGLDYLHSGCSIIHRDVKPTNILLDENFTAKVSDFGLAKHLGHDILQSNVFTNVKGSFGYFDPSYFTTGILTKGSDTYAFGIILLEVLSGRPAVEEKLAEDEACMSIWAQDKIRNGKADQVVASNLKGEISEDCLKTFVGVVKRCLDLDPKKRLTMSRVVAKLESALEHHERKGAATQKFQLWSFWNRVTPSGYGDAGSAPNYQNEVEGSPPKDENEVEVDMLSEAIHAIAMKKDDVPFIVFSETKDMYDEFGGLLENGQDATIERLGYMQKHEFIEKVSGSLSSLKHENVVELVVCNQYRHTQVLGHFAYDFAPRGSLHDILHGHRGILCSSPALSWLQRIRIALGIARGLCYIHDQELIHHNIRSSNVLLFDDETAKIIDPFLWTQCFKCAAISSVNECHPSVLHCHTKKIDVFNFGEILVELLTGSKIVDNTLQAGHLVSWDLQQLCSDEVHKIIYPRLKAAYLPKAVKKMARVAQLCLLEPHFRPNMSEVVRELELCLYSLRV; the protein is encoded by the exons atgaaaaaaatgaaattctcaACGTCTGAGAATCTCTGCCGTCGATTTTCCCTTGCTGAACTCAACTTAGCCACCGGAGATTTCAGCAACGAGTATGTGATTGGAAAGGGTGGTTTCGGTAAAGTCTACAAAGGCTTCATTGATAATGACTCAATTGCTGTGGCCATAAAGCGGCGGCTAGACTCAAATTCGAGGCAGGGCCAAGCAGAGTTTGCAGCGGAAATTGAAACACTAAGTAGGTTCCGACATCGCAATCTAGTCTCTCTAATCGGGTACTGTAATGAACATGGAGAGATGATTCTTGTTTATGACTACATGTGGAATGGAACACTCGCAGATCACCTTCACAAGATATCGAGTGATAGCAACGGCAGCTCAACTCTCTTGTGGAGTGAACGACTTAAGATGTGTACTGGAGCAGGGCGAGGTTTGGACTATCTACACTCTGGTTGCTCTATCATACATCGTGATGTCAAGCCTACAAATATTcttttggatgaaaatttcACAGCTAAGGTCTCAGATTTTGGGTTGGCCAAACATTTAGGGCATGATATCTTACAGAGTAATGTCTTCACAAACGTTAAGGGTTCATTTGGGTATTTTGATCCAAGTTATTTCACCACGGGTATACTTACAAAGGGAAGTGACACTTATGCGTTTGGGATAATATTATTGGAGGTATTGAGTGGGAGACCCGCAGTTGAGGAAAAGCTTGCAGAGGATGAGGCGTGTATGAGCATATGGGCGCAAGATAAAATTCGAAATGGAAAAGCTGACCAGGTTGTAGCTTCAAATTTGAAGGGTGAAATATCAGAAGATTGTCTCAAGACATTTGTTGGGGTAGTTAAAAGATGTTTGGATCTTGATCCGAAGAAACGACTCACAATGAGTCGAGTTGTGGCGAAGCTTGAGTCAGCCCTTGAACATCATGAGAGGAAAGGGGCAGCAACACAAAAATTTCAGCTTTGGTCATTTTGGAATAGAGTTACACCATCCG GTTATGGTGACGCAGGATCAGCACCAAATTATCAAAATGAGGTTGAAG GATCACCACCAAAGGATGAAAATGAGGTTGAAGTTGATATGCTGTCGGAGGCCATCCATGCCATTGCCATGAAAAAAGATGATGTCCCTTTCATTGTATTCAGTGAAACAAAGGACATGTATGATGAATTCGGAGGACTCCTGGAAAATGGACAGGATGCAACAATTGAAAGACTTGGCTACATGCAGAAGCATGAGTTTATAGAAAAG GTTTCAGGATCATTATCTTCACTGAAACATGAGAACGTGGTCGAACTAGTTGTTTGTAATCAGTATCGCCATACGCAGGTCTTGGGCCACTTTGCATATGATTTTGCTCCACGAGGATCCCTACATGACATTCTTCATGGACACCGAGGCATATTATGCTCAAGCCCGGCTTTGTCATGGTTACAAAGAATCAGAATCGCTCTTGGGATCGCAAGGGGATTATGCTACATTCATGATCAGGAATTGATCCATCATAACATCAGATCCAGCAATGTGTTACTTTTTGATGATGAAACAGCTAAAATAATTGATCCCTTTCTATGGACTCAATGTTTCAAGTGTGCAGCAATATCATCTGTGAATGAGTGTCATCCTAGTGTGTTGCATTGCCACACTAAGAAAATTGATGTGTTCAACTTTGGTGAGATTCTGGTTGAGCTCTTGACAGGTAGTAAAATAGTTGATAACACATTACAAGCAGGGCACCTTGTGTCATGG GATCTACAACAGCTCTGTTCAGACGAGGTACACAAGATTATATATCCTAGATTAAAAGCAGCCTATCTACCCAAAGCAGTTAAGAAG ATGGCTAGAGTTGCTCAATTGTGCCTTCTAGAACCTCATTTCCGTCCAAATATGAGTGAAGTTGTACGAGAACTCGAGCTGTGCCTTTACTCTCTAAGAGTTTAA
- the LOC125198430 gene encoding receptor-like protein kinase ANXUR1 isoform X2: protein MALPSMEQRQFTLAEIRSATGDFSPENLIGEGGFGEVFKAAIGDGTKLAAVKRLKRPAINERLARQGFAREIEALTQLRHRHIVSLIGYCSEQGEMILVYEYIANGTLEDHLHGKAGDRHSLTWTERLSICIGACRGLDYLHSSCPGNSIIHADVKSSNILLDENLVAKVSDFGSAKQINADVSESSSSTAEMYSRGYLDPLADATGRFTMGSDVYSFGVVMLEVVSERRADSRPQNDDLLSVWAVKKFRKGKGSELVASSLSGEISKQCRSCFLGIVERCLQREAEKRPTITEVLALLITALGLQQERPDPTRWFWQSKVSPKEVISSDLAQDNVIREDELEHLPAIPLAEFQDITGGFSSKFLIAKRSTGVSLFRGVLKTGQDAAIKRFKKKLSEQEFIAQVSKISRLQHKNVVQPLGYCVNGDQQLLAFEFAPYGSLHDIFHDKNLESSTVVPWVQRIKIAVGAAKGLEYIHENGLIHHSIKSSNILLFEDGNAKISDVSLSIPCPCKPARGHKRYPEQAPCGCCYHPPECVLTNRTQKGDVYSFGVVLLEILTGQKATQPLVQQFLAILHEATETPVQREEEIKKVVDDRLGFGRKCSASAVLMMAEVALLCLAKEADSRPDMSTVLIRLERASWETQVYVRKHEQQ, encoded by the exons ATGGCATTACCCTCGATGGAGCAGCGTCAGTTCACTCTAGCGGAGATCCGGTCCGCCACCGGAGATTTCAGCCCAGAGAATCTCATTGGAGAAGGCGGCTTCGGAGAAGTCTTCAAAGCCGCCATCGGCGACGGCACAAAGCTGGCGGCGGTGAAGCGCCTGAAGCGGCCGGCAATCAACGAAAGGTTGGCCAGGCAGGGGTTCGCGAGGGAGATCGAAGCGCTCACTCAACTCCGCCATCGTCATATTGTCTCTCTTATTGGCTACTGCAGCGAGCAGGGCGAGATGATTCTGGTTTATGAGTACATTGCCAATGGAACCCTAGAAGATCACCTTCATGGAAAGGCCGGAGACAGGCACTCGCTGACGTGGACCGAGCGCCTCAGTATCTGCATTGGAGCGTGTCGCGGTTTGGATTATCTTCACAGTTCCTGCCCCGGCAACTCAATCATACATGCTGATGTGAAGAGCTCGAACATCCTTCTCGATGAAAATTTAGTAGCTAAGGTTTCCGATTTTGGGTCGGCCAAGCAAATCAATGCGGATGTATCCGAGAGTAGCAGTAGCACGGCTGAGATGTACTCGCGCGGCTATCTTGATCCCCTTGCTGATGCCACGGGGAGATTTACTATGGGTAGTGACGTATATTCGTTTGGTGTGGTGATGTTGGAAGTAGTGAGTGAGAGAAGAGCTGATAGCCGGCCTCAGAATGACGACCTACTGTCCGTCTGGGCTGTTAAAAAATTTCGTAAGGGAAAAGGTAGTGAGCTTGTAGCTTCGTCTTTGAGTGGAGAAATCTCAAAACAATGCCGAAGTTGTTTTTTGGGGATCGTTGAAAGATGCTTGCAGAGAGAAGCAGAGAAGCGGCCGACTATTACTGAGGTTTTGGCCCTGCTTATAACAGCCCTCGGGTTACAGCAGGAGAGGCCAGACCCAACGCGTTGGTTTTGGCAATCGAAAGTATCTCCAAAGGAAGTTATATCATCCG ATTTAGCACAAGACAATGTGATTCGAGAAGATGAATTAGAGCACCTCCCTGCCATTCCGCTTGCTGAATTTCAGGACATAACTGGTGGTTTTAGTTCCAAGTTCTTGATTGCTAAGAGATCCACTGGAGTAAGTTTATTCCGCGGGGTCCTCAAAACCGGACAGGATGCTGCGATTAAAAGGTTCAAGAAGAAGTTGTCGGAACAAGAATTTATAGCACAG GTATCGAAAATATCTCGCCTGCAGCATAAGAACGTGGTTCAGCCCCTTGGTTACTGCGTGAATGGCGATCAGCAGCTCTTAGCTTTCGAGTTTGCTCCATACGGATCCCTACATGACATTTTTCACG ACAAAAATTTGGAGTCAAGTACAGTTGTTCCATGGGTACAAAGAATCAAGATTGCGGTTGGGGCTGCAAAAGGACTGGAGTACATTCATGAGAATGGACTAATTCATCATAGCATCAAATCTAgcaatattttactttttgaagATGGAAATGCTAAGATAAGTGATGTTAGTCTGTCAATTCCATGCCCTTGTAAGCCGGCTCGTGGTCATAAACGTTATCCTGAACAAGCTCCCTGTGGTTGTTGTTATCATCCCCCAGA ATGTGTATTGACTAATCGAACTCAAAAAGGCGATGTGTACAGCTTTGGTGTGGTTCTCCTTGAAATCTTGACAGGTCAGAAAGCCACACAGCCACTAGTACAACAGTTCCTTGCAATATTG CACGAGGCAACGGAAACACCAGTgcaaagagaagaagagataaagaagGTTGTGGATGATAGACTTGGATTTGGAAGAAAATGCTCTGCCAGTGCAGTGTTAATG ATGGCTGAAGTTGCTTTGTTGTGCCTTGCAAAGGAAGCTGATTCTCGCCCTGACATGAGCACTGTTTTAATTCGTCTCGAGAGGGCTTCATGGGAAACACAAGTTTATGTACGAAAACATGAGCAGCAGTAA
- the LOC125192670 gene encoding receptor-like kinase LIP2 — protein sequence MAKQLCRRFSLAEIHSATAGFSDEHVIGKGGFGKVYKALMDGSVTVAIKRLASTSNQGEKEFVIEIETLTKVRHRNLVSLIGYCDDQGEMILVYEYMTNGTLADHLYQCSRQGVNCSSLRWNDRLKICIGAGRGLDYLHTGSSIIHRDVKSTNILLDENFTAKVADFGLAKHFNADNLESHVSASLKGTLGFIDPSFLATGRLTMASDVYAFGVVLLEVLSGKSALDQVVDKGKKMGVSIWAQQKIRDGKANQIVASDLKGEVLEGCLKTFVGVVKRCLCYHPKKRLTMSQAVAQLEFALEQQEMKGMKAHGLQFGPFSAFWSRIIISSGSKNDKVDAKVLPKDTFEEEAFRCKETGDEFEKETNEEVDASECKQTDDGFKKETDEEDHASECKQTDDGFKKETDEEDDASECKQTDDGFKKETNEEDDASECKQMDDGFKKETNEEDDASECKQTDDGFEKELKNINTVPIAIRASEIMLVTDGFDGNYWIASGSNGGSIFYGVLKTGQDAAIKRLYKKLPDEEFLAQVSTLFSLKHKNVVQLYGYCADGGLQVLVYEFAPQNSLRNILHGQQGMSLSWSRRIKIAIGAAEGLCYIHDKALVHHNVKSSNVLLFDNGTAKITDLHLSAQCSCAEAYLDDCHPLASPCFGYHPPEFVRLYHIQEGDVFSFGVLLLELLTGRKVFDRRWTRAGESLVKWARPNLGKDKVEKIVDARLKGDYPPRAVAEVAEVAGYCLAEKYDHRPKMITVLKDLQFASLRTEVYLLRKATDLEI from the exons ATGGCTAAGCAACTCTGCCGCCGGTTCTCACTCGCTGAAATCCACTCAGCCACCGCCGGTTTCAGTGACGAGCATGTGATTGGAAAGGGTGGTTTCGGGAAAGTCTACAAAGCTCTCATGGATGGGTCTGTGACCGTGGCCATAAAGCGGCTAGCTTCAACTTCAAACCAAGGAGAGAAAGAGTTTGTGATCGAGATTGAAACACTAACAAAGGTACGACATCGTAATCTAGTCTCTCTTATTGGCTACTGCGATGATCAGGGTGAGATGATTCTTGTCTACGAGTATATGACCAATGGAACTCTGGCCGATCACCTTTATCAATGTTCAAGGCAAGGTGTTAACTGTTCTTCTTTAAGGTGGAATGATCGACTCAAGATTTGCATTGGAGCTGGTCGAGGTCTTGATTACCTTCACACAGGCAGCTCAATCATACACCGTGATGTGAAGTCTACGAACATCCTCTTGGACGAGAATTTCACAGCTAAAGTTGCAGATTTCGGGTTGGCCAAACATTTTAACGCGGACAATTTGGAGAGCCATGTTAGCGCGAGCCTTAAGGGAACATTGGGGTTTATTGATCCGAGCTTTTTAGCCACTGGTAGGCTTACAATGGCAAGTGACGTCTATGCTTTTGGAGTGGTGTTGTTGGAGGTATTGTCTGGGAAATCAGCACTTGATCAAGTCGTCGATAAGGGTAAGAAGATGGGTGTAAGCATATGGGCTCAGCAGAAAATCCGAGATGGAAAAGCTAACCAGATTGTAGCTTCGGATTTGAAGGGCGAAGTCTTGGAAGGTTGCCTCAAGACATTTGTGGGGGTTGTTAAAAGATGCCTGTGTTATCACCCAAAGAAACGGCTCACAATGTCTCAAGCTGTCGCGCAGCTTGAGTTTGCACTTGAGCAACAGGAGATGAAAGGGATGAAAGCACATGGACTACAGTTTGGGCCCTTTAGTGCATTTTGGAGCAGAATTATCATATCATCAG GAtcgaaaaatgataaagttgATGCTAAAGTGTTGCCAAAAGACACCTTTGAAGAAGAAGCATTCAGGTGCAAAGAGACCGGTGATGAGTTTGAGAAGGAAACTAATGAAGAGGTAGATGCATCGGAATGCAAACAGACGGATGATGGATTCAAGAAGGAAACTGATGAAGAGGATCATGCATCGGAATGCAAACAGACAGATGATGGATTCAAGAAGGAAACTGATGAAGAGGATGATGCATCGGAATGCAAACAGACGGATGATGGATTCAAGAAGGAAACTAATGAAGAGGATGATGCATCCGAATGCAAACAGATGGATGATGGATTCAAGAAGGAAACTAATGAAGAGGATGATGCATCGGAATGCAAACAGACGGATGATGGATTCGAAAAGGAGCTGAAGAACATTAACACTGTTCCAATTGCAATTCGTGCATCTGAAATTATGTTAGTGACTGATGGATTTGATGGGAATTATTGGATTGCTAGTGGATccaacggaggaagtatattcTATGGAGTCCTGAAAACCGGACAGGATGCAGCAATCAAAAGGTTGTACAAGAAGTTGCCAGACGAAGAATTTTTAGCACAG GTTTCGACATTATTTAGCCTGAAGCATAAAAATGTGGTTCAACTCTATGGTTATTGCGCGGATGGTGGACTTCAGGTGTTGGTGTATGAGTTTGCGCCACAAAATTCCCTTCGCAACATTCTGCATG GACAACAAGGAATGTCTTTATCATGGTCCCGAAGAATCAAGATTGCTATCGGAGCTGCTGAAGGATTGTGCTACATTCATGACAAGGCACTAGTTCACCACAATGTCAAATCTAGCAACGTTCTGCTCTTTGATAATGGGACTGCTAAGATAACTGATCTCCATCTCTCGGCTCAATGCTCGTGCGCAGAAGCCTATCTTGACGATTGCCATCCTCTTGCATCCCCGTGTTTTGGTTATCATCCACCAGA ATTTGTGCGGCTCTACCATATCCAGGAAGGCGATGTTTTCAGCTTTGGAGTCCTTCTCCTCGAACTCTTGACAGGTCGCAAAGTATTTGACCGCAGATGGACGAGAGCCGGAGAGAGCCTTGTGAAATGGGCAAGGCCAAATCTTGGCAAGGACAAGGTGGAGAAGATTGTTGATGCTAGACTCAAAGGAGACTACCCTCCCAGGGCTGTTGCAGAG GTGGCTGAAGTTGCTGGATACTGTCTTGCAGAAAAATATGATCATCGTCCAAAAATGATCACTGTTCTTAAAGATCTGCAGTTTGCCTCTTTGAGGACAGAGGTTTATCTTCTCAGAAAAGCAACAGATTTGGAAATCTAA